In the Numida meleagris isolate 19003 breed g44 Domestic line chromosome 5, NumMel1.0, whole genome shotgun sequence genome, one interval contains:
- the PNKD gene encoding probable hydrolase PNKD isoform X3 — MALAGPLLFRLGYSLYARTRLGFLFYKRQVKKARERFPHGHSVSQPLGFRGVKIVPIPVLSNNYSYLVIDTDSGRAAVVDPSDPLAVQAAIEEEGVMLEAILCTHKHWDHSGGNAALLQRHGSCKVYGSAIDAIPELTHPVGDKEKLSVGCLTFEALATPGHTVGHTAFVLDAGPFGGPPCLFSGDLLFLAGCGRLFEGSAETMLASLDAAVGLGEDTLLWPGHEYALECLSFARLLELDNPALEQKLLWATQQRQEKRSTCPSTLGEERTYNPFLRTHRRELHEALGLQRGSGEHHDAFRARVLREVRRRKDLYKAT; from the exons ATGGCCCTCGCCGGGCCGCTGCTCTTCCGCCTGGG GTACAGCCTGTACGCCCGCACGCGCCTCGGCTTCCTCTTCTACAAGCGGCAGGTGAAGAAGGCCCGCGAGCGCTTCCCCCACGGCCACTCCGTGTCCCAGCCCCTGGGCTTTCGTG GGGTGAAAATTGTGCCCATCCCCGTGCTCTCCAATAACTACAGCTACCTGGTCATCGACACAGACTCTGGCCGTGCAGCCGTGGTTGACCCCTCCGACCCACTGGCTGTGCAG GCTGCCATTGAAGAGGAGGGGGTGATGCTGGAGGCTATACTCTGTACACACAAACACTG GGACCACAGTGGAGGGAACGCAGCACTGCTCCAGCGGCACGGCTCCTGCAAGGTATATGGCAGTGCCATCGATGCCATCCCTGAGCTCACCCA CCCTGTTGGAGACAAGGAGAAGCTGAGCGTGGGCTGCCTGACTTTCGAGGCGCTGGCCACACCAGGCCACACCGTGGGGCACACGGCCTTTGTGCTGGATGCGGGGCCCTTTGGGGGCCCCCCCTGCCTGTTCTCCGGGGACCTGCTCTTCCTGGCCGGCTGCG gaaggctgtTCGAAGGCTCCGCTGAAACCATGCTGGCCTCCCTGGATGCAGCCGTGGGCTTGGGAGAGGACACGCTGCTGTGGCCGG GCCACGAGTACGCGCTGGAGTGCCTGAGCTTTGCCCGCCTGCTGGAGCTGGACAACCCCGCGCTGGAGCAGAAGCTGCTCTGGGCCACGCAGCAACGACAGGAGAAGAGGAGCACG TGCCCCTCGACGCTGGGCGAGGAGCGGACCTACAACCCCTTCCTGCGCACGCACCGCCGGGAGCTGCACGAGGCGCTGGGGCTGCAGCGGGGCAGCGGGGAGCACCACGATGCCTTCCGGGCCCGCGTCCTGCGGGAGGTGCGCAGGAGGAAGGACCTCTACAAGGCCACCTAG
- the PNKD gene encoding probable hydrolase PNKD isoform X2, with the protein MRPCPMLTTGDRWYSLYARTRLGFLFYKRQVKKARERFPHGHSVSQPLGFRGVKIVPIPVLSNNYSYLVIDTDSGRAAVVDPSDPLAVQAAIEEEGVMLEAILCTHKHWDHSGGNAALLQRHGSCKVYGSAIDAIPELTHPVGDKEKLSVGCLTFEALATPGHTVGHTAFVLDAGPFGGPPCLFSGDLLFLAGCGRLFEGSAETMLASLDAAVGLGEDTLLWPGHEYALECLSFARLLELDNPALEQKLLWATQQRQEKRSTCPSTLGEERTYNPFLRTHRRELHEALGLQRGSGEHHDAFRARVLREVRRRKDLYKAT; encoded by the exons ATGAGGCCGTGCCCCATGCTCACAACTGGGGATAGATG GTACAGCCTGTACGCCCGCACGCGCCTCGGCTTCCTCTTCTACAAGCGGCAGGTGAAGAAGGCCCGCGAGCGCTTCCCCCACGGCCACTCCGTGTCCCAGCCCCTGGGCTTTCGTG GGGTGAAAATTGTGCCCATCCCCGTGCTCTCCAATAACTACAGCTACCTGGTCATCGACACAGACTCTGGCCGTGCAGCCGTGGTTGACCCCTCCGACCCACTGGCTGTGCAG GCTGCCATTGAAGAGGAGGGGGTGATGCTGGAGGCTATACTCTGTACACACAAACACTG GGACCACAGTGGAGGGAACGCAGCACTGCTCCAGCGGCACGGCTCCTGCAAGGTATATGGCAGTGCCATCGATGCCATCCCTGAGCTCACCCA CCCTGTTGGAGACAAGGAGAAGCTGAGCGTGGGCTGCCTGACTTTCGAGGCGCTGGCCACACCAGGCCACACCGTGGGGCACACGGCCTTTGTGCTGGATGCGGGGCCCTTTGGGGGCCCCCCCTGCCTGTTCTCCGGGGACCTGCTCTTCCTGGCCGGCTGCG gaaggctgtTCGAAGGCTCCGCTGAAACCATGCTGGCCTCCCTGGATGCAGCCGTGGGCTTGGGAGAGGACACGCTGCTGTGGCCGG GCCACGAGTACGCGCTGGAGTGCCTGAGCTTTGCCCGCCTGCTGGAGCTGGACAACCCCGCGCTGGAGCAGAAGCTGCTCTGGGCCACGCAGCAACGACAGGAGAAGAGGAGCACG TGCCCCTCGACGCTGGGCGAGGAGCGGACCTACAACCCCTTCCTGCGCACGCACCGCCGGGAGCTGCACGAGGCGCTGGGGCTGCAGCGGGGCAGCGGGGAGCACCACGATGCCTTCCGGGCCCGCGTCCTGCGGGAGGTGCGCAGGAGGAAGGACCTCTACAAGGCCACCTAG
- the PNKD gene encoding probable hydrolase PNKD isoform X1 yields the protein MRPCPMLTTGDRWYSLYARTRLGFLFYKRQVKKARERFPHGHSVSQPLGFRGVKIVPIPVLSNNYSYLVIDTDSGRAAVVDPSDPLAVQAAIEEEGVMLEAILCTHKHWDHSGGNAALLQRHGSCKVYGSAIDAIPELTQHSPVGDKEKLSVGCLTFEALATPGHTVGHTAFVLDAGPFGGPPCLFSGDLLFLAGCGRLFEGSAETMLASLDAAVGLGEDTLLWPGHEYALECLSFARLLELDNPALEQKLLWATQQRQEKRSTCPSTLGEERTYNPFLRTHRRELHEALGLQRGSGEHHDAFRARVLREVRRRKDLYKAT from the exons ATGAGGCCGTGCCCCATGCTCACAACTGGGGATAGATG GTACAGCCTGTACGCCCGCACGCGCCTCGGCTTCCTCTTCTACAAGCGGCAGGTGAAGAAGGCCCGCGAGCGCTTCCCCCACGGCCACTCCGTGTCCCAGCCCCTGGGCTTTCGTG GGGTGAAAATTGTGCCCATCCCCGTGCTCTCCAATAACTACAGCTACCTGGTCATCGACACAGACTCTGGCCGTGCAGCCGTGGTTGACCCCTCCGACCCACTGGCTGTGCAG GCTGCCATTGAAGAGGAGGGGGTGATGCTGGAGGCTATACTCTGTACACACAAACACTG GGACCACAGTGGAGGGAACGCAGCACTGCTCCAGCGGCACGGCTCCTGCAAGGTATATGGCAGTGCCATCGATGCCATCCCTGAGCTCACCCA gcatAGCCCTGTTGGAGACAAGGAGAAGCTGAGCGTGGGCTGCCTGACTTTCGAGGCGCTGGCCACACCAGGCCACACCGTGGGGCACACGGCCTTTGTGCTGGATGCGGGGCCCTTTGGGGGCCCCCCCTGCCTGTTCTCCGGGGACCTGCTCTTCCTGGCCGGCTGCG gaaggctgtTCGAAGGCTCCGCTGAAACCATGCTGGCCTCCCTGGATGCAGCCGTGGGCTTGGGAGAGGACACGCTGCTGTGGCCGG GCCACGAGTACGCGCTGGAGTGCCTGAGCTTTGCCCGCCTGCTGGAGCTGGACAACCCCGCGCTGGAGCAGAAGCTGCTCTGGGCCACGCAGCAACGACAGGAGAAGAGGAGCACG TGCCCCTCGACGCTGGGCGAGGAGCGGACCTACAACCCCTTCCTGCGCACGCACCGCCGGGAGCTGCACGAGGCGCTGGGGCTGCAGCGGGGCAGCGGGGAGCACCACGATGCCTTCCGGGCCCGCGTCCTGCGGGAGGTGCGCAGGAGGAAGGACCTCTACAAGGCCACCTAG